A single genomic interval of Rhododendron vialii isolate Sample 1 chromosome 3a, ASM3025357v1 harbors:
- the LOC131321069 gene encoding LOW QUALITY PROTEIN: uncharacterized mitochondrial protein AtMg00170/AtMg00620 (The sequence of the model RefSeq protein was modified relative to this genomic sequence to represent the inferred CDS: substituted 1 base at 1 genomic stop codon): MIQRTRNLSIMLSLRSNQLANHAILTFQPTSSIPLLQQCIISVPYFDAYSSVCFPVMVRLREILLSRFFIFFFLCCFXVGIMAYRGKAMLPTLL; this comes from the coding sequence ATGATCCAAAGGACTCGCAACCTGTCAATCATGCTATCCTTACGTTCCAACCAATTGGCCAATCACGCTATCCTTACCTTTCAACCAACCTCTTCAATTCCGCTTCTGCAGCAATGTATAATCTCGGTCCCTTACTTTGATGCCTACAGCTCAGTTTGTTTTCCAGTGATGGTAAGACTCCGCGAAATACTACTCTCTCGttttttcatcttcttcttcttgtgttGTTTCTAAGTGGGCATCATGGCTTATCGAGGGAAAGCGATGTTGCCCACTCTGCTGTAA
- the LOC131319303 gene encoding myb family transcription factor PHL7-like isoform X1, with protein sequence MCYLLHLIWYSVPFRRAFNMYHAKKISTTSLVPHKVQGPEQLAPVGMLGGSATRDAAPTVESGKQRLRWTSDLHDRFVDAIAQLGGPDRATPKGVLRVMGVPGLTIYHVKSHLQKYRLAKYLPESPADGSKDQKKGSGDSLNDMDSSPGVQINQALKMQMEVQKRLHEQLEVQRQLQMRIEAQGKYLQKIIEEQQKLSGALKASETLPLAEDKQLASHSQPPPDGDTSSSSLRKKQKVEAASSRGDCILPSVPRKDDRDHELVTHWNVYSGDTKFGLNVRGGEFKEPEGGAG encoded by the exons ATGTGTTACTTGTTGCACCTGATATG GTATTCTGTTCCATTTAGGAGAGCTTTCAACATGTATcatgccaaaaaaatttcaactacaAGTTTAGTCCCACATAAAGTTCAAGGTCCCGAACAACTTGCACCTGTTGGCATGTTGGGAGGATCTGCAACGAGGGATGCCGCTCCAACTGTAGAAAGTGGCAAGCAGCGATTGCGGTGGACCTCGGATCTTCATGATCGTTTCGTGGATGCTATTGCTCAACTCGGTGGACCAGATA GAGCAACACCTAAAGGTGTTCTTAGAGTGATGGGTGTACCTGGACTTACCATATATCATGTGAAAAGCCATTTACAG AAGTATCGCCTTGCAAAGTACCTGCCCGAGTCTCCAGCTGATG GTTCTAAAGATCAGAAGAAAGGTTCTGGAGACAGCCTTAACGACATGGATTCTTCCCC GGGGGTGCAGATAAACCAGGCACTGAAGATGCAGATGGAGGTGCAAAAGCGTCTTCATGAGCAACTTGAG GTACAAAGGCAGTTACAAATGAGAATAGAGGCTCAGGGGAAATACTTGCAGAAAATAATTGAGGAGCAGCAAAAACTAAGTGGTGCTCTTAAAGCCTCCGAAACCCTACCACTGGCCGAGGATAAGCAGCTGGCATCACACTCTCAGCCACCTCCTGATGGCGACACGAGTTCCTCATCCCTAAGGAAGAAGCAAAAAGTGGAGGCGGCGTCCTCTAGAGGAGACTGTATTCTTCCGTCGGTGCCACGAAAAGATGACCGGGATCATGAACTTGTTACTCACTGGAACGTGTATAGTGGTGACACCAAGTTTGGGTTAAATGTGAGAGGAGGAGAGTTCAAGGAACCGGAAGGTGGTGCGGGTTAA
- the LOC131319303 gene encoding myb family transcription factor PHL7-like isoform X3, whose protein sequence is MYHAKKISTTSLVPHKVQGPEQLAPVGMLGGSATRDAAPTVESGKQRLRWTSDLHDRFVDAIAQLGGPDRATPKGVLRVMGVPGLTIYHVKSHLQKYRLAKYLPESPADGSKDQKKGSGDSLNDMDSSPGVQINQALKMQMEVQKRLHEQLEVQRQLQMRIEAQGKYLQKIIEEQQKLSGALKASETLPLAEDKQLASHSQPPPDGDTSSSSLRKKQKVEAASSRGDCILPSVPRKDDRDHELVTHWNVYSGDTKFGLNVRGGEFKEPEGGAG, encoded by the exons ATGTATcatgccaaaaaaatttcaactacaAGTTTAGTCCCACATAAAGTTCAAGGTCCCGAACAACTTGCACCTGTTGGCATGTTGGGAGGATCTGCAACGAGGGATGCCGCTCCAACTGTAGAAAGTGGCAAGCAGCGATTGCGGTGGACCTCGGATCTTCATGATCGTTTCGTGGATGCTATTGCTCAACTCGGTGGACCAGATA GAGCAACACCTAAAGGTGTTCTTAGAGTGATGGGTGTACCTGGACTTACCATATATCATGTGAAAAGCCATTTACAG AAGTATCGCCTTGCAAAGTACCTGCCCGAGTCTCCAGCTGATG GTTCTAAAGATCAGAAGAAAGGTTCTGGAGACAGCCTTAACGACATGGATTCTTCCCC GGGGGTGCAGATAAACCAGGCACTGAAGATGCAGATGGAGGTGCAAAAGCGTCTTCATGAGCAACTTGAG GTACAAAGGCAGTTACAAATGAGAATAGAGGCTCAGGGGAAATACTTGCAGAAAATAATTGAGGAGCAGCAAAAACTAAGTGGTGCTCTTAAAGCCTCCGAAACCCTACCACTGGCCGAGGATAAGCAGCTGGCATCACACTCTCAGCCACCTCCTGATGGCGACACGAGTTCCTCATCCCTAAGGAAGAAGCAAAAAGTGGAGGCGGCGTCCTCTAGAGGAGACTGTATTCTTCCGTCGGTGCCACGAAAAGATGACCGGGATCATGAACTTGTTACTCACTGGAACGTGTATAGTGGTGACACCAAGTTTGGGTTAAATGTGAGAGGAGGAGAGTTCAAGGAACCGGAAGGTGGTGCGGGTTAA
- the LOC131319303 gene encoding myb family transcription factor PHL7-like isoform X2, with protein sequence MYHAKKISTTSLVPHKVQGPEQLAPVGMLGGSATRDAAPTVESGKQRLRWTSDLHDRFVDAIAQLGGPDRATPKGVLRVMGVPGLTIYHVKSHLQKYRLAKYLPESPADDQKKGSGDSLNDMDSSPGVQINQALKMQMEVQKRLHEQLEVQRQLQMRIEAQGKYLQKIIEEQQKLSGALKASETLPLAEDKQLASHSQPPPDGDTSSSSLRKKQKVEAASSRGDCILPSVPRKDDRDHELVTHWNVYSGDTKFGLNVRGGEFKEPEGGAG encoded by the exons ATGTATcatgccaaaaaaatttcaactacaAGTTTAGTCCCACATAAAGTTCAAGGTCCCGAACAACTTGCACCTGTTGGCATGTTGGGAGGATCTGCAACGAGGGATGCCGCTCCAACTGTAGAAAGTGGCAAGCAGCGATTGCGGTGGACCTCGGATCTTCATGATCGTTTCGTGGATGCTATTGCTCAACTCGGTGGACCAGATA GAGCAACACCTAAAGGTGTTCTTAGAGTGATGGGTGTACCTGGACTTACCATATATCATGTGAAAAGCCATTTACAG AAGTATCGCCTTGCAAAGTACCTGCCCGAGTCTCCAGCTGATG ATCAGAAGAAAGGTTCTGGAGACAGCCTTAACGACATGGATTCTTCCCC GGGGGTGCAGATAAACCAGGCACTGAAGATGCAGATGGAGGTGCAAAAGCGTCTTCATGAGCAACTTGAG GTACAAAGGCAGTTACAAATGAGAATAGAGGCTCAGGGGAAATACTTGCAGAAAATAATTGAGGAGCAGCAAAAACTAAGTGGTGCTCTTAAAGCCTCCGAAACCCTACCACTGGCCGAGGATAAGCAGCTGGCATCACACTCTCAGCCACCTCCTGATGGCGACACGAGTTCCTCATCCCTAAGGAAGAAGCAAAAAGTGGAGGCGGCGTCCTCTAGAGGAGACTGTATTCTTCCGTCGGTGCCACGAAAAGATGACCGGGATCATGAACTTGTTACTCACTGGAACGTGTATAGTGGTGACACCAAGTTTGGGTTAAATGTGAGAGGAGGAGAGTTCAAGGAACCGGAAGGTGGTGCGGGTTAA
- the LOC131319303 gene encoding myb family transcription factor PHL7-like isoform X4 yields the protein MGVPGLTIYHVKSHLQKYRLAKYLPESPADGSKDQKKGSGDSLNDMDSSPGVQINQALKMQMEVQKRLHEQLEVQRQLQMRIEAQGKYLQKIIEEQQKLSGALKASETLPLAEDKQLASHSQPPPDGDTSSSSLRKKQKVEAASSRGDCILPSVPRKDDRDHELVTHWNVYSGDTKFGLNVRGGEFKEPEGGAG from the exons ATGGGTGTACCTGGACTTACCATATATCATGTGAAAAGCCATTTACAG AAGTATCGCCTTGCAAAGTACCTGCCCGAGTCTCCAGCTGATG GTTCTAAAGATCAGAAGAAAGGTTCTGGAGACAGCCTTAACGACATGGATTCTTCCCC GGGGGTGCAGATAAACCAGGCACTGAAGATGCAGATGGAGGTGCAAAAGCGTCTTCATGAGCAACTTGAG GTACAAAGGCAGTTACAAATGAGAATAGAGGCTCAGGGGAAATACTTGCAGAAAATAATTGAGGAGCAGCAAAAACTAAGTGGTGCTCTTAAAGCCTCCGAAACCCTACCACTGGCCGAGGATAAGCAGCTGGCATCACACTCTCAGCCACCTCCTGATGGCGACACGAGTTCCTCATCCCTAAGGAAGAAGCAAAAAGTGGAGGCGGCGTCCTCTAGAGGAGACTGTATTCTTCCGTCGGTGCCACGAAAAGATGACCGGGATCATGAACTTGTTACTCACTGGAACGTGTATAGTGGTGACACCAAGTTTGGGTTAAATGTGAGAGGAGGAGAGTTCAAGGAACCGGAAGGTGGTGCGGGTTAA